In Rutidosis leptorrhynchoides isolate AG116_Rl617_1_P2 chromosome 2, CSIRO_AGI_Rlap_v1, whole genome shotgun sequence, one genomic interval encodes:
- the LOC139894288 gene encoding probable alpha,alpha-trehalose-phosphate synthase [UDP-forming] 11 has product MLSRSSFNLLNLDDYSCVTDRPRIPRIMTVPGIISDFDEPDNGGRNLSSGRRIIVANQLPVKAKFDTNIKKWVFESDADSLVLQLKSGLTPGPESEPGSETECVYVGSLPVDIHPSDQEEVAQILLEKFRCVPTFLNLEIQNKYYHGFCKHYLWPIFHYMLPVTRTHGVRFDKTAWRAYVSANKVFADKVMEVINPDEDYVWIHDYHLMVVPTFLRKRFHRIRVGFFLHSPFPSSEIYRTLPVRDEILRALLNCDLIGFHTFDYARHFLSCCSRMLGLDYKSKRGYIGLEYYGRTVSIKILPVGIDMGQIESVKSSPETLSKVRELRAMYDGRVVVLGVDDMDMFKGISFKFLAFGKLLENYPELRGLVVLIQILNPARSRGQDVLELENEMQNVAREINRKFSKNGYEPIVFITGPVSTHDKVAYYSIAECVVVNAVRDGMNLVPYKYTVSRQSNHELDKVLLNDEPEGHPKAKKSVIIVSEFIGCSPSLSGAIRVNPWNIESVTEAMNLAITMPEREKEMRHEKHYKYISSHDVAYWAKSFDQDLERACREHFHKRCWGVGFGLFFRVVALGPDFRKLSVEHIVSSYNKTKSRLILLDYDGTVMPRGMVDKTPSKEVISLLNNLSKDPKNVVFIVSGRGKDALGPWFDSCKKLGLSAEHGFFTRWSGDSDWESCGESMDIGWKKVALPVMEHYTEATDGSFIEQKESALVWHHQEADPDFGTWQAKELLDHLESVLANEPVVVKRGQQIVEVTPQGVSKGVVVDRLVTTLQSSGPLDFVLCIGDDQSDEDMFEKISSSLGNGIAEVFACTVGQKPSMAKYYLDDTVDVIKMLHGLEEASTRVPKITDFHVETRT; this is encoded by the exons ATGTTGTCTAGATCATCGTTCAATCTTCTAAATCTCGACGATTATTCGTGCGTTACCGATCGACCTCGGATCCCCCGGATCATGACCGTACCCGGTATTATATCCGATTTCGATGAACCCGACAATGGTGGTCGGAATTTATCCTCCGGCCGCCGGATCATCGTGGCAAATCAGCTACCGGTTAAAGCTAAATTTGATACAAATATTAAAAAATGGGTATTTGAATCCGACGCGGATTCACTAGTACTTCAACTCAAATCCGGGTTAACACCCGGACCCGAATCCGAACCCGGGTCCGAAACAGAATGTGTATATGTTGGGTCTTTACCTGTGGATATACATCCATCAGACCAAGAAGAAGTTGCTCAAATACTGTTGGAAAAATTTAGGTGTGTACCGACTTTTTTAAATTtagaaatacaaaataaatattatcATGGGTTTTGTAAACATTATTTATGGCCTATTTTTCATTACATGCTACCTGTAACCCGGACCCACGGGGTACGGTTTGATAAAACAGCGTGGCGGGCTTATGTTTCTGCAAATAAAGTATTTGCAGATAAAGTTATGGAAGTTATTAACCCGGATGAAGATTATGTATGGATACATGATTATCATCTTATGGTGGTGCCAACTTTTTTAAGAAAAAGGTTTCATAGAATCCGGGTCGGGTTTTTCTTGCACAGCCCGTTTCCGTCGTCCGAAATATACCGGACTTTACCCGTCCGGGACGAGATACTTCGGGCGCTACTGAACTGCGATTTAATCGGGTTCCATACATTTGACTACGCTCGACATTTTCTTTCATGTTGTAGTAGAATGTTGGGACTTGATTATAAATCGAAACGTGGCTACATTGGTCTTGAATATTATGGTCGAACCGTAAGCATTAAGATTTTACCCGTTGGAATTGATATGGGTCAGATTGAGTCCGTCAAATCGTCACCGGAAACTTTATCGAAAGTTCGAGAATTGAGGGCGATGTATGATGGTAGAGTGGTGGTGTTGGGTGTTGATGACATGGATATGTTTAAAGGAATAAGTTTTAAGTTTTTAGCATTTGGGAAACTTTTGGAGAATTATCCGGAATTGAGGGGTTTAGTTGTTTTAATCCAAATATTGAACCCGGCCCGAAGTCGAGGTCAAGATGTTCTAGAGCTTGAAAACGAGATGCAAAATGTGGCCCGTGAGATTAACCGCAAGTTCTCAAAAAATGGGTACGAGCCGATTGTGTTCATAACCGGCCCGGTCTCAACACATGACAAAGTTGCATATTATTCGATAGCCGAATGTGTTGTGGTGAATGCGGTTCGAGATGGAATGAATTTGGTTCCTTATAAGTACACTGTTTCTAGACAAAGTAACCATGAGTTGGATAAAGTATTACTAAACGATGAACCCGAAGGACACCCGAAAGCTAAAAAGAGTGTTATTATAGTATCCGAATTCATCGGGTGTTCCCCGTCTTTGAGTGGTGCAATTCGGGTCAACCCGTGGAACATTGAATCCGTTACCGAGGCTATGAATTTAGCTATCACGATGCCCGAAAGGGAAAAGGAAATGAGACACGAGAAGCATTACAAGTACATTAGTTCTCATGATGTTGCTTATTGGGCCAAAAGTTTCGATCAAGATCTCGAGAGAGCTTGTAGGGAGCATTTTCACAAGCGATGTTGGGGAGTCGGGTTTGGTTTATTTTTCCGTGTCGTGGCACTCGGTCCCGATTTTAGGAAACTATCCGTTGAGCATATTGTATCATCTTATAACAAGACGAAAAGTCGGTTAATTTTGCTTGATTATGATGGTACCGTGATGCCACGTGGCATGGTTGATAAAACGCCTAGTAAAGAAGTTATCTCTTTATTGAACAACTTATCGAAGGATCCTAAAAATGTCGTGTTTATTGTTAGTGGTCGAGGAAAGGATGCTTTAGGCCCTTGGTTCGATTCATGTAAGAAACTTGGGTTATCAGCCGAACACGGATTTTTTACAAG GTGGAGTGGGGACTCGGACTGGGAATCGTGTGGGGAGAGCATGGATATTGGATGGAAGAAGGTTGCGTTACCAGTGATGGAACATTACACTGAGGCGACTGATGGCTCGTTTATCGAGCAAAAAGAAAGTGCGTTGGTATGGCATCATCAAGAAGCTGATCCCGACTTTGGGACTTGGCAGGCTAAAGAGCTGTTAGACCATCTCGAGAGTGTACTTGCCAATGAGCCTGTAGTTGTAAAACGTGGACAGCAGATCGTCGAGGTGACCCCACAG ggTGTGAGCAAGGGAGTAGTGGTGGACCGGCTAGTTACAACGTTGCAAAGCAGTGGGCCTCTCGATTTTGTTTTGTGCATTGGTGACGACCAATCAGATGAGGACATGTTCGAGAAGATCTCAAGCTCACTCGGAAATGGTATCGCTGAAGTATTTGCTTGTACAGTAGGGCAAAAGCCGAGTATGGCAAAATATTATCTTGATGACACGGTAGATGTCATTAAGATGCTTCATGGGCTCGAAGAAGCGTCGACTCGTGTACCAAAAATTACAGATTTTCATGTTGAAACTCGAACATAA